In Moraxella nasovis, the sequence GTTTTGACGACGGAAAATCTGCATGGCAGCTTCGCACTGTGCCAATGCTGCGATAAAATTTGTCTCAGCAGTGACTTTATTAATATTAAATCGACCATGGCCGATTACACGACTATCGCCCACGCCAGCATTCACGATAACTTTATCTAGACCGCCACATTCAGTAGCGAAACTTTCAAAAACACTAAACACATCATCATGCATGGTGACATCTAAAGCCTTCACGTGTACTTTAATGCCATATTCATGCTCAAGCTGCGTCTTAAGCATCTCAAGCCGGTCTAACCGTCTGGCACAAATCGCCAAATCATAGCCTAAGAAAGCAAACTTACGAGCCATCGCTGCACCAAGCCCGGAGCTAGCACCTGTAATTAATACAGTCTTAGATTCGCCTATGCCACGAATTTTATTTAAATCACTGATTTTATTAAATTTATTTGCAATAACACGACCAAATTTATCGATCTTCGCAAATGCTTCTTC encodes:
- a CDS encoding SDR family oxidoreductase: MKKLEEAFAKIDKFGRVIANKFNKISDLNKIRGIGESKTVLITGASSGLGAAMARKFAFLGYDLAICARRLDRLEMLKTQLEHEYGIKVHVKALDVTMHDDVFSVFESFATECGGLDKVIVNAGVGDSRVIGHGRFNINKVTAETNFIAALAQCEAAMQIFRRQNSGHLVVISSMSAVRGLPRHLTTYAAAKAGIAALAEGIRADTITEKLPITVSTIYPGYVRTDLNTFVSPQTTLYVLI